AACAGGTGTTGACAAGTTACGGGGACTGGAGTGGAGACTGCCGGGGTGGCAGccgtttcatttcatttttctctttcctcgcTGTCTTGTTTTTTCAGGCaggtgcacttttttttttttttttttttggaaacaaaaataaaggggACCTCTTCGGGCTGTCTGTGGGAAGAGCATGTGTTCCAGCTGCACTGGGTTGGGGTTGATCCAAGTAACACGGGATCTGAGCAGAAAGTCCAAGCACCTCAAAATTCTGCCCCCTCAAACAGGACGCAAGCAGTTACAGCATCTGATGCAGAAGCATGGGGTCTGTCTAGAGTGGACCCACCTGTGGGGCTGGGCTCACTGGGGGCAGCGACGGACGCAGCCACAGCAGCATCAGGAGGGTGCATGGCCAAGTCCACCCCAAGACCGCGGACCAGCTGCCCAGTCTGGAGGGGATCTTCCTTGGAGGACGCCAGTGCACGGGACATCAGCCATGACTTGGGGGCAGCCAGAGAGGGGTCCAGTGTGTCGTTGCCAGCAGCCAGAGGGCAGAGGCCCGGGCTAGGGCGGACAGTGGGGAGAGCGGCAGGACCGTGGCCAGGTCCCCCCGGTACCTCTCACCACCTTGCAGAGACCTGGGGAACACAGCACACATCATCCCTTGGTGGGCAGAGGCTCTCTCAGGCCGGGACAGGGGGACCTGGGGGAGACTCCAGCCCAGTTAGCGATTCTGGGCTCCCAACGCCACTTAGCCTCTGACGGCTGTGGGGTCCTCCCCATCTCCAGTCACACTGCCTTCACAGTTCTCCCTGGGGCTGCAAGGTTTCCAGACACACAAAAACTACCACTGCTAGAAGCCAAAGCCACGTTGGCAGTTGACTGACAAGGCCCTTCAATGAAGCGTTGCTGCACAGTACTGACAATGGGAAGTGACTAGGAAGCCCTAAGAGTTGAGTAAACACATGAAGGTGAATCTTTAAGGAATATTAGGCAGCAGTTAGTAACTTAAAGAGTGAATATTCCACAAATGCTAGCGGCATCTCAGACACCACTCCTGGGCTTCTGTTAACAACTCCCCACCCCTATCTTCTGTGGACCAACCCGCATGGCACTGGTGGTCCTATCGCTAcctccatttcacaggtgaacAAAAGTGAGACACTGAGGTCACAGGGACTTGCCTGCGGTCACACATCTGGGCAGTGCCGGCCTGGGTGTAAGCTGCCAGCCCGGTGCTGCCCACACAAGGGTAAGTGGAAGAGGTGGGCACAGCTTGCTGGTGACACATAGTGGACCTGGCCCCACGCTCAAACTTCGTCCTGCTGCTGACCCACACTTCCCTCAGCCTCACTGCATTCATGCAGCGTCCCAGGAGGTGACGGAAAGAGCTTGAACAGTGCCTGATCCACAGTAGGAACTCAAGAACTGTTGCCTGTTACTAACTCGAATAAATACTACCTGGACCAAATGCTAGAGAAACAAACCACGAGAATAGATGGTTTGTCTTGGAGGTAGGTCTGCGTGTGTGTCTTTCCAAGTCTGTGTTTCCCAGTCTCCAAAATTGACGTGAAGCCAGACTATGAGTCAGGTTCCGGGCAGCCAGTGTGGGTCCCCGACGTGGGCTCCTTGCCAGTGGCTCCCCCATCCCTGGGGTCACAGCCATCTCTGTTCTCAGCCGTCCTCGACCTGGTCCCAGTGTCCAGCAGGCTTTCCCACGCCCACCTCAGGTCTGGTCTCCCACCGAGGACGGGGGAGCTGAGCAGGAAGACGGTCCCATGGCCTATGAGGGGGGCAGTACCCGGAAGCCAGTGATTGTGGCATAGTCCCATCTCCAGAGAAGTCCGGGGTCGGGGCCAGGGGCTCCCACGGCCCTTGGGTGGCCTCCTGGGTCTGTACAGGCCCACCTTCCTCAGGTCCTGCTGAAAATGCACCAGACACGAGAGGCGGCTGGGGGTGCTCTGAATCCCAGACCCCTTCCCAGCAGGTTAAGAGCAACCACACCAGCTGGAAAAGGTTGTCGCCCAGCATTCTGTTTGTCCCTTGATCTGTCTTTGGCCTGAACGGCAATTACCAACCCAGGACATCCTAAGTTCTGGCACTTggctcacttcccactgcctcctGGCCCTGACCACACAGTAAACTCGAAGGCAAAACGCTGCTGCAGCACCACCCAGGCCCATCCTGAGTCCAACCTGACTCAGCTTCAGGGATCTCACTCCCCACAGGGTGAAGTCTTGAACGtgtggagtgggggagggtgtcCTGTAACCAGGGACCCTACCTCAGCCTGGCCATAGACATAGGTTTTGTGAGACGGGCCACTCACCTGACCACTGAGGCCTGTCCACACACCTAAAGCCAAGGTGGGGGTGGCCTGCAGGCTGCAGAGGGCGTGGACCTGCCTCCGTCGCGCTGGGGTTGTCCACCGCATCTTGGGCTGGCGCTGCACGCTGCACAAGGGCCCTCTGGCGCCGCCGGTAATTGGCAAACCAGTTGGTGACCTGCTCCACGGTCAAGCACGTCTCCGAGGCCAGGTCCTCCTGCCTCAAAACAATGCACCTCTAGGCCAGCCGGCTCCTGAAGCGCCAGGCCGGGACAGTGAGCCAGCCTGGACACCAGGCAGCAGGGGCACGGAGCGGGCTGGGACACGGAGCCGATGGGCAGACTGGCCTGTGGCCTCATTCCTCAGTCACACTGCCGCACCGCCGACAACCACCCAGAGTCTGGAGGCCTAGGGCAGGGCCTGCAGACTGGACCCTCCAGAGGTGACACCAGACCACTGTCCGCCGGCCCGCTCGGTGTGACAGCGCGTCTGCCACGATCGACCCTGCGATCAGGCACCTGTCCTTCCTCTGGACCCAGATCCCAACCACCTTCACGGGCCCCGGCACCAAGCTCTGGGAGAGAACCCAGCCGatgagacagaaagagaatgTGCGGGGTGGTCACTGCCAGACTCCGGGTGAttggagacagagaggaggggcggggcagtcactgggagagggaagggggtggggcgtCATTGGGAGAGTCCAGCTGATTGGACGGggagggaaggggcggggcggCCACTGAGCAAGGCCCCCGGATCAGACTCGGAGAGAAGGAAGCAAGCCAGCTTTCCGACTTGCAGGACTCCCGCTCGCACCCCCTCAGCCTACTCCCTGAGAGCTCagcccctccatccctcctgctgGAGCCCTGGCCGCCGCGAGTGCTCGGTGAGCACCTGTCGAAGCCACACTGGAGGACAGGATATCGAGACACCCTTGAGGAAACCAGACCCCGTACTTCCGCAAGCTGGACCGACGTTCAGGGGCCGCCAGCCAAAGAACGCCGTCCCCAGGGCAGTTCAAAGGAGGCAGAGCCCACCAGCGCCCTGGCAGACAGGCCACTAGGGCAATGGGGTGAGTAGGGGGTCGGATGGGGGGTGACTGAGGTTGTGGACCAGTCACTAGGGGTGTGGTATCACCTCAGGGTGGGGTTCTCCTAAGGATGGGGCTTCCCCTAAAAGTGGGCGTCCCCAAAGGGTGCATGGTCACCTAAGGGTCGGTGGTCAGGCACCTAGTGATGGGTGTCCCTAAGGACAGAGAGGGTCAGGTAAAGGGAGGGGTGTGTGGCCTGGCTCTCACTGCTCTTACCCGCTGGGCCTTGCTGGGGTTGGCGCTCACTCTCGAGGCAAAGTCCTGCAGCTTCTGGCGAACTTCTCTGGGGAAGTTCCGGTTTCTGAGGCCGTcagggcagaggaagggaggCGGTGGGTTCCTGGATGAGGCCAGTGGGGAGGTGGTTACAGATCCCTTCTTCTGGGCCCAGCTGTGTGCTCGCCTAGACCTCCTCTCCTCTCACTGGCTACTCTCCTTGCGGGCTGTGTGCTGCAGCCCCCCAGTCCATCCCCCAAACAAGGGAGGGGCCTGGCACTGCCACACTCTCACCAGACTTCCCAGGACCAGTCACTGACCAATGGTCCATGACTGTTGAAGCTGGATGATGAGGATACTGAAGCTGGATACACTATTCTCTTGACTGTGTGTATATTggaatttttccaaaagaaaaaagtgacatATAAACAAACAGCAACCTGTCTCTACACGATCTGCTACCCAAATGTCAACTGAACAAATCCCCATGAAGGACAAAAACGCACCCACACATCCCACCTCCCAGTGAagctccaccccccacccccagcccttccTGGGTATCTAGTGATAGACCACCACGAGCCAGCCAATCAGGCCGAGAGCCCCGGAGCCCAGGTTGTTTCCCTTTACCTTCTCCAGTCCATCCAGCCTGCCAGCAAATCCTCCAAAGCCCATCCTGACACCACCCTTTCTCCAGCCACAGCCACTCCCAGAAACTCCAAGGACCTCCCGCCTCTGCTCCTGCACTGGCCATCTGCTGTGACTCCCATGTCACCCCTCCTTAGGCCCAGAGAGAGCTGTCCCCATGCTCAGGCCTCTCCCAGGCTCGCCGGGTCCCTGCTGCAGCCCCCACCACAACAAAGGGCCAATGCATCACAGCCCCTACAGAACGTGTCCCATCTAGCAGTTCTTGCTCTGAATTATGGGACCTGCTGTTTCCTGGTCTATGGTCCACCATCCACACTCCCGGGCAGCTCCAAGAGAGCAGGGCCCCAGCAACCAGGGGCCTCTTCACCAACACCCCATGCTGGTCCCCCAGTCATTTACTCTGCAGAACCACCCTCTGGCAGGCTGTCAGGACCTGTACTGAGGTTCATGACTGCATCCCCGAAAACTCCAGGACGGATTAACTGCTGGGCTTCAAAGTCGTAACTGGCAGGCACCAGAGAACAATTCGGTCTGACCCAAAAAGATTCCACCTCTTCTTCCGTCAGTCAGGCCCATGGCTCAGCAACCCCTGTCCCTTGGGCTGTCAGGAGCCCAGAGCGAgtcctgcagcccctcctggcCAGTGGGGAGCACCTAGGAACAAAGGCTCCACAGTCTTGATGTCTAGGCTGGAATCCTGCATCTCTTTAGTGCGGAACCTGGGGCAAACccttctgtgccttggtttcctcatccatgAATGGTGAGGATGGAAACAGCCAGAACTGGTCGTGACGTTTACTTAGTGCTGACCATGGTCATGGTGGTAATTACCATGAACATCCACTCAGCAGCTATCGTGTGCCAGACAGTCTTCTAAGCACTACGTTGATCAAATCGTGCCTGCAGCACCCtcgtgtttctctctctttcaagggtcctgcagccctgaggggcCGTGCTGGGGTCCAGGCCAGGCCATCTGCAGTGTCTGACCATGGGGATTAGCCAACCTGAGGGACATCCATCCCTCGGAAGGAGGGTGGGATCAGAGTGTCCGCCCACTGACTCCCTCCCTGTGGGGTCCTGCCGGATGGACAGTGGCTCCTGCTGCAGCTTGGACTCTTGCCTGGGTCCCAAGAAGGGCTCCCCCTCCTCGCCCTGCAGGCATTGGTCCCCACAGCcggtggggcaggaggagagtgTGGCTGAGTGTAGGGCACCAGCCGATGGCGCACCTATTACCCTGACTGTTCCTGCTTCTCCTGGCTTTTCCTGCCCTTATCTCCCTGCCTCTACTGCCCTTCAGCCCATCTGTGGCTTTGGACGGCCGATCCCTTGGGGGCCGCAGGGACTCTGGGCAAATCAAGGCAGGCACCTACCTCTTCCTGCACCTGAACTTCTGCACGGGGGTCAGCAGGGCCACGCCAAGCCTCCTCATGAGCAGACAGTAGTGAATGTCATTCCAGAGCTGCACCAGCTCGGGGCTGCCTCCTGGCACCCGGCATCCCTGTGGACGACAGCCTGATGAGACCTGAGCCCTGGCCAGCCCGGGAGCCCTGGGACGAGCTGCTGGCTGGCACCCACTGGCTGGCACCTCATGGCCAGCCGGGCTCCAGTCCCCACCAGGCTAGGTGGGAAGTCCCTGGGGGCTCAGCCTCACCCACTGACTGAGCACTGCTGCCCTTCCAGAAGACAAGGTGGGCAAAGCACTCCATCACTGCCCACTGGTGAGGAGCACCGGCAAGAGGACCAGGGACGAGCCTGCGGCCATAACACACAAGGCAGAGCTGCACCGCAAACCACAGGTCAGGTTTGAGGGGCCCGAGGCTTGTCCCCCATCTTGCATGGAAGACCTTTCTCTCCCACCAGCAGGGCGGGCTCCTGGGGCTCAGTGAGCACATTCTGAGATGGGGGAATGAAGGGGTCCCCGCCTGTGCCAGTTGACAGCTCACCAACCCAGTGTGCCTTGGTCCTGGAACCAGGCTTGGGAGCTGGCCAAAGACGCCAAGTTGGGCCTACCCTGGACACAGGCCCTATGGTCAGTGTGTGGTTCCTGCCTTCAACCCCAGTGTTCCTGGGACCATCTTGGTGAGGGAGGTGCTGAGAATCATTTAGCTTTCACTCCACAGCATCAGGAAAAGCCCACTTTGCTGGGCTGAGGCCTGTAGTCTTCTGCAGAATGCAGCAGTCGGCCTTAGGCACAATCGTCAGGGAAGCCACGCGGGGCTTCCCCGCCTGCAGGAGTGGCCAATGGCCGTAAACGCCCTTTCTCAATGTGGTGGCCCTGTCCTCTGTCTCAGGTCTCAGAGCACATCACCTCCCAATACTTCTGGACCATCCTGACCGAGTTATAGTCCCTCCCCTGGGAGTTTTTCATCATCGATTGCCTTCACAGCAGCTGTTACAAGCCTGTgtgttcatccatttattcagacATATTTGGAAAATGGAGCCCTCTTCTGTTCCAGGTGTTATGTTGGGATCATTTAATGAGCAGAACTGAGGCGTTCTCGATCCTGGGGCCTGCAGTGCAAGAGCGGAGGCAGACCATACACAGACCGACAGAGAAACAGGTTGTTCATTCTGAACTGAGGAAGGAGCCACGAAGGGACACGAGGGACTCTCCTTGAGAATAAAGAAGCACTAGCTGGACTGGGTGACGCTGAAAGCAGACACCAGACTGGCAGGAAGGCACCAGCCACACAAAGAGCAGGGCTCCAACCTCTGGCCGAGGGAGTGGCTCACACGGGGTCAAAGACAAAGAGCTGGGGACTTCGAGGACAGCACGGAAGCCAGTAAGGCCACTGTCGTGACTGGAGAGCAGGCTCTGGGGCCACTGCCTGGGTGCACACCGGGGTGCCACCTGCTGTCTTAAACCCCCCTCTGGCTGGTGCGTGAAGACTAGATTGAGAGGGCCGGAGAGGACCGGGGGAGGGCAGCCAGGAGGACGCCCcggggctgggatgggggtggggagcagaaacAGAAGGCACAGGGAAGAACTGGGCAGCCTGAAGGCAACAGCAGCATGAACCACGCACCGGCTGTAACAGGGAGTGAAAGAGGGAAACACAGCCCCCCACACGTCCTACTGCAATCCTGTGAGCCAGATGGATTTTGGAATTCAGAATTTCTCAGATTTTAGACAGTAATACAGGCAGAAAGTGCGTAATCTGCACCACCCCAGCATAGCCTGGGGCAGGCAGCATCCTGCAAGCAAACATGCCAGTATTTAGGTAGTAAAATGTACCAGTCACCTTAAGCGAGCAAATAAAGAGCATAAGTAGCTTCACATGCACGCAGCTCAGGTTTTGGCGCCAAATGAGCTGAGGTTCAAAGTACCACCAGAGGAGTGACCCAGAAACCTGCAGTTTCAGACTTCCCAAATGGAGACCAGGAGCCTAGGGTCTGTTTCACTGTTTGTCTCACTACCTGGGATGCCGACTGTCCCAGCCAGGACCACCCTTCTAGGCCCATCGGGATTTGATAAACGGAGAGTTTTGTCTCAGACTACCCAGTGAGGAATTCTCACTGGCTGAGAGTAAATGGTTCCAACTTGGTGTACAGCATCTCTCCCCAGGCTCTTGCTGACTTCTGGGGATTTCTGTCACGTCTGGGGAGGTGGTGGCTTCCGCACCTCTGTCTGCACCCCCGTGCAGACCAGTCCTACCTCTAACAAATGGCGGGCGGCCAGGTACTGCTGCTGCTGGGCCAGCACGCGGGCGCACACCAGGGCCACGTCCACGCTGTTCAGGAGGTGCAGGCGGAGCTGGCTGTTCAGCACCGCCGTGACCAAGGGCTGCGCCCGGGCGGGGTCGTCCTGGACCTCCCGGCACATCCTGCCTGTGAAGCTCACCAGCTCCGCCAGGGGCGGAACTGCGCCGCCCCTGCCACTCAGCAGCTGCAGGAGGCGCTGCATCCGGAGTCCGCTGGGGCCCCTCTGTGAACAAGACAACGGTCATGACAAGGGCCCGCGACGACCACAGGCTGACCACACAGCAATCCGCAGACCAGCTCTGCGAGGCCCGTCCCGCCGCATGTGCTTGGAAGGCGGGGGTCAGGAGAGAAGGCGTGGCATTGTTGCCCCCCAGAGTTGCCTCGTAGTCCCCACAACTGTCCAGCCCTTGGTTGTGCACCAGGTCCCAGCCCTGTGCTGACGCTGGGAGTTCGCCTCGCTCCTCTGAACCTTCCCTCTGTTctgctgctgccccctccccgtaCCTCCTCCTCTCCACTTCCCCCACATCTCACGCACGTGGTCACTACGGTTCCTGTGCTTCTCCTCTGCGTTCATTGGGGGCGGGGCCCACCCGGGTCCGGTCATCAGATTTCCCCAGCATCTGCCAGAAGGGTGTCCAGGCCTCTCTAAATGGtggccggggttgggggggggggggcggtgcccTGGGccgggggcagggcagaggcccTTCTCGCTCCTGCGAAGGGGAGTCCAGGGGCCCAACCCCGCGGCAGGATCAGCAAAATGTGGTTTTAActcttgattttgaaaaaaagtttatatttgaAAACCAGTAAGATTTAAAGGTTGCCCTCATCTGAcaaattaataaaagaagaaaggaaaggggaggaaagggaagaaggaaggagagaaagagagaagggggtggagggggggaaTCTACACAAAGGGATGAACCCGCgccagcctccctggcccagccctgctggAGTTTCGGGCCCTCGCCCTCACATCGCTGCGGGCACCGAGCTTCCCCTCTGCCGGGAGAGGACTGAGGATGAGACAGTGGAGGTGCCTTGCCTCTGCCCGGAAGTGGGGCCCGAGGCAGGCTGACTTGTGTGTTCAAGGAGGGAACCCTGACATGTTACTCTCAAAACCCCGCTCTGCTGCgccccctgctctgccctcccaccctccacacaAACAGGTGAGCCACGCCGAGCTGGACTGAAGGCGTTTTAACAGCTGGGAGAGCTTGTTTCTGGCGGTACTTAATCTGGCCAGCACCGCAGAGAAAACTCCTGGTCTCTGCCCGGGCCTGCAAAGCACCCCACGAAAGGAGGGGCGGCAGCCTGCAGCAAcgcctccccagccctggacGTTCAGGCAGCATGCCAGGGACCGCTTTTTCCAGGATAACGTTCAGACCTGTGTTCACAACTGCCCCTACTCCTATGGAGCAGACGCCTGGAAGCGAGGTTAAAGGGTGCGATCTGAGGAGACGCTGCCAAACCGCTCTCCACACAGGCTGTGAGAATCCGCAGAGAACAGCCGGGCTCCTGGCAGAGGGTCTGGCCTGTTTCCAGCCCGCTCCGCCCCACACTGCTTCCAGGGGCGCccgccgggggtgggggtggggactccCGTCTATGCCACCTTTGCCCAGCCTTAGCGCCTGTCACCAGCTCTAGATGCAGGACCTCACGTTTCTGCCGGTCACGACTGGCAGGAGGCGAGGGACCCTGGTTTCCTCCCGCACCAACCCCACCTCCACGCCTGGCTccaggaagggcaggaaggaggccaaGGCCGGGCGCATAAGGACGGGACTCCGGAGTTCTGGAAGTAGTGCCGGGGCGCACTGTGAACACGCAGGGGATCCGGCccagtgggggcggggggctccgCTGTGCGTCCTGCCTGGTCACCCTCTGCTTGGCCCTGGCTCTGCGCCCCCGGTACCGTGCTCCCCGCGCGGGCTGA
This portion of the Camelus bactrianus isolate YW-2024 breed Bactrian camel chromosome 35, ASM4877302v1, whole genome shotgun sequence genome encodes:
- the LOC105080831 gene encoding LOW QUALITY PROTEIN: anomalous homeobox protein-like (The sequence of the model RefSeq protein was modified relative to this genomic sequence to represent the inferred CDS: inserted 1 base in 1 codon); amino-acid sequence: MQRLLQLLSGRGGAVPPLAELVSFTGRMCREVQDDPARAQPLVTAVLNSQLRLHLLNSVDVALVCARVLAQQQQYLAARHLLEGCRVPGGSPELVQLWNDIHYCLLMRRLGVALLTPVQKFRCRKRNPPPPFLCPDGLRNRNFPREVRQKLQDFASRVSANPSKAQREDLASETCLTVEQVTNWFANYRRRQRALVQRAAPAQDAVDNPSATEAGPRPLQPAGHPHLGFRCVDRPQWSAGPEEGGPVQTQEATQGPWEPLAPTPDFSGDGTMPQSLASGSLQGGERYRXGPGHGPAALPTVRPSPGLCPLAAGNDTLDPSLAAPKSWLMSRALASSKEDPLQTGQLVRGLGVDLAMHPPDAAVAASVAAPSEPSPTGFADPPSVNPQSTYLQEGPGTSGGRAEGLARGFLMTQPPAQAPKFILAQSTLELAPAPPAFPGPLPAVELSQPLPSGQVLCPDGQASSDACWGARMPLEHSGGSLG